A single region of the Brassica rapa cultivar Chiifu-401-42 chromosome A03, CAAS_Brap_v3.01, whole genome shotgun sequence genome encodes:
- the LOC103860843 gene encoding SNF1-related protein kinase regulatory subunit beta-2 isoform X2 → MGNVNAREEEEEANSNHHNDNDAEIRSHQAPDFTPSEQLMGGHHHQSPPHSPRATQSPLMFAPQVPVIPLQRPDEIHIPNPSWMMQSPYEEASNEQGIPTMITWCHGGKEISVEGSWDNWKSSRLQRSGKDFTIMKVLPSGVYEYRFIVDGQWMHAPELPFARDDAGNTFNLLDLQDYVPEDIQSISGFEPPQSPEASYSSLLLGAEDYSKEPPLVPPHLQMTLLNLPPANPDVPSPLPRPQHVVLNHLYMQKGKSGPSVVALGSTNRFLAKYVTVVLYKSLQR, encoded by the exons ATGGGAAACGTGAAcgcaagagaagaagaagaagaagccaataGTAACCACCACAACGACAACGACGCTGAGATTCGCTCTCATCAAGCTCCCGACTTTACACCCTCCGAGCAGCTCATGGGTGGTCATCACCATCAATCTCCTCCTCACAGCCCTCGCGCCACTCAATCTCCTCTCATGTTCGCTCCTCAG GTTCCGGTGATTCCTCTCCAAAGACCAGACGAAATCCACATCCCGAACCCTTCCTGGATGATGCAATCGCCTTACGAAGAGGCTTCCAACGAGCAAGGCATCCCCACCATGATCACTTGGTGCCACGGTGGCAAAGAGATCTCTGTGGAAGGATCTTGGGATAATTGGAAGTCAAG TCGGTTACAGAGATCTGGAAAAGACTTTACTATAATGAAAGTACTCCCTTCAGGTGTCTATGAGTACAGGTTCATCGTCGATGGTCAGTGGATGCACGCTCCTGAGCTCCCTTTTGCTCGTGATGACGCTGGCAACACTTTCAACCTTTTGGACCTCCAG GACTATGTTCCTGAAGACATTCAAAGCATATCCGGGTTCGAACCTCCGCAATCTCCTGAGGCTAGTTACAGCAGCTTGCTTCTGGGAGCTGAGGATTATTCTAAAGAGCCGCCTCTGGTTCCGCCGCATTTGCAGATGACTCTGCTGAACTTGCCTCCGGCCAACCCTGACGTGCCGTCGCCGCTGCCGAGGCCTCAGCATGTGGTTCTCAATCATCTTTACATGCAGAAGGGGAAAAGCGGTCCTTCTGTTGTTGCCCTTGGTTCCACTAACCGGTTTCTAGCAAAGTATGTAACCGTGGTGCTCTACAAGTCCCTCCAGAGATAA
- the LOC103860843 gene encoding SNF1-related protein kinase regulatory subunit beta-2 isoform X1 yields MGNVNAREEEEEANSNHHNDNDAEIRSHQAPDFTPSEQLMGGHHHQSPPHSPRATQSPLMFAPQVPVIPLQRPDEIHIPNPSWMMQSPYEEASNEQGIPTMITWCHGGKEISVEGSWDNWKSRSRLQRSGKDFTIMKVLPSGVYEYRFIVDGQWMHAPELPFARDDAGNTFNLLDLQDYVPEDIQSISGFEPPQSPEASYSSLLLGAEDYSKEPPLVPPHLQMTLLNLPPANPDVPSPLPRPQHVVLNHLYMQKGKSGPSVVALGSTNRFLAKYVTVVLYKSLQR; encoded by the exons ATGGGAAACGTGAAcgcaagagaagaagaagaagaagccaataGTAACCACCACAACGACAACGACGCTGAGATTCGCTCTCATCAAGCTCCCGACTTTACACCCTCCGAGCAGCTCATGGGTGGTCATCACCATCAATCTCCTCCTCACAGCCCTCGCGCCACTCAATCTCCTCTCATGTTCGCTCCTCAG GTTCCGGTGATTCCTCTCCAAAGACCAGACGAAATCCACATCCCGAACCCTTCCTGGATGATGCAATCGCCTTACGAAGAGGCTTCCAACGAGCAAGGCATCCCCACCATGATCACTTGGTGCCACGGTGGCAAAGAGATCTCTGTGGAAGGATCTTGGGATAATTGGAAGTCAAG AAGTCGGTTACAGAGATCTGGAAAAGACTTTACTATAATGAAAGTACTCCCTTCAGGTGTCTATGAGTACAGGTTCATCGTCGATGGTCAGTGGATGCACGCTCCTGAGCTCCCTTTTGCTCGTGATGACGCTGGCAACACTTTCAACCTTTTGGACCTCCAG GACTATGTTCCTGAAGACATTCAAAGCATATCCGGGTTCGAACCTCCGCAATCTCCTGAGGCTAGTTACAGCAGCTTGCTTCTGGGAGCTGAGGATTATTCTAAAGAGCCGCCTCTGGTTCCGCCGCATTTGCAGATGACTCTGCTGAACTTGCCTCCGGCCAACCCTGACGTGCCGTCGCCGCTGCCGAGGCCTCAGCATGTGGTTCTCAATCATCTTTACATGCAGAAGGGGAAAAGCGGTCCTTCTGTTGTTGCCCTTGGTTCCACTAACCGGTTTCTAGCAAAGTATGTAACCGTGGTGCTCTACAAGTCCCTCCAGAGATAA
- the LOC108871255 gene encoding ribonuclease Y codes for MDSSVFRWAREKLEKEHRESKESGKLKLEREKKDKDAAERQRRAVEASQRATRLEAIEAQMMKVEEPRKREGYTIPPWILKKTNMPPQDEEEVFRWDDEEKGAEGEVGDAPGTGKFTCNEDEEKEEERRQRYRQRLRLLAKRRKANGSTIDHIE; via the exons ATGGATTCCTCCGTGTTTAGATGGGCGAGGGAGAAGCTGGAGAAGGAACACAGAGAGAGCAAGGAAAGTGGGAAGCTGAAACTCGAACGAGAGAAGAAAGACAAGGATGCTGCGGAAAGGCAACGCCGAGCCGTTGAAGCTTCTCAAAGAGCCACAAGGCTTGAAGCCATTGAAGCCCAGATGATGAag GTTGAGGAACCTAGAAAACGTGAAGGTTATACTATACCTCCATGGATATtgaagaagactaatatgccgCCACAAGACGAGGAGGAGGTTTTTAGATGGGATGATGAAGAAAAAGGTGCCGAGGGGGAAGTAGGAGACGCTCCTGGTACAG GAAAGTTTACTTGtaatgaagatgaagaaaaagaagaagaaagacgaCAACGATATCGACAACGACTGCGACTGTTGGCAAAAAGACGGAAAGCTAATGGATCAACCATTGATCATATAGAATAA